From a region of the Panicum virgatum strain AP13 chromosome 2K, P.virgatum_v5, whole genome shotgun sequence genome:
- the LOC120696047 gene encoding probable inactive receptor kinase At2g26730, whose product MAKLLAALAAALVVVLASCCCGVRGDESTKVRESLVNFLTALAGDDDGAQTTAVGLGWNASIDPCTRGNTSSAWGGTVTCFGSDSGNDGLIKRIDLDARGLGGTIDAARLCAAPAVRVVNLLGNRLRGGIPAGISACSGLTHLIVSGNQLSGSLPPSLAQLKSLHVIEVARNNLSGELPGDLSKLKLERFVANDNHFTGTIPDFDLTGFSAFNVSNNNLTGPIPKNATRFGNASFWPNAAGMCGEPFFDPCPPPSPSASSPTASFNAPASRSSSDDEDDDGEGKGRHKKRTVPKMVMYLGYVLLGAAVLAFVLYKICSRKRRSKLGRKSKPGGGGRGVYDSSRLTTTTTTTTAAVSPSKSAYSLPTSTEQSAATAAPSASLMVLRRSGTASITSTAAAAAAKELRFEDLLKSPAELLGRGRFGSSYKVVVPGGAALAVKRVKDEAVSEEAFRRRMERVGRAKHPAVLPPLAFYCAMQEKLVVYEFQSNGSLAKLLHGSIESSQGPVDWPARLHIAAKVADGMAFMHTALRGDGASSNTSSSGEEAAGDGPIAHGNLKATNVLFTAGMDPCISEYGVTAPPGRPASGGGDAALRADVRAFGVLLLELLTGKATSARGDGSELARWVTSVIREEWTAEVFDRALLAGGGGDGSSEQRMVRLLQVAMRCVEASPGSGPPPTMREVASMVNAIREDDATGPSPWKRSMSDD is encoded by the exons ATGGCGAAGCTTCTCGCCGCACTTGCAGCAGCACTAGTAGTTGTGCTCGCATCTTGTTGCTGCGGCGTGCGAGGCGACGAATCGACTAAAGTGAGGGAGTCCCTTGTCAACTTCCTGACGGCGCTCGCCGGGGATGACGACGGGGCCCAGACGACGGCGGTCGGCCTGGGGTGGAACGCGTCGATCGACCCGTGCACCCGCGGCAACACCTCCTCGGCGTGGGGCGGGACCGTCACGTGCTTCGGCAGCGACAGCGGGAACGACGGCCTGATCAAGAGGATcgacctcgacgcgcgcggcCTGGGCGGCACCATCGACGCGGCGCGGCtgtgcgccgcgccggcggtccGCGTGGTCAACTTGCTGGGCAACAGACTGCGCGGCGGCATCCCCGCGGGCATCTCCGCGTGCTCGGGCCTCACCCACCTGATCGTCAGCGGCAACCAGCTCTCCGGCAGCCTGCCACCCTCGCTCGCGCAGCTCAAGAGCCTGCACGTCATCGAGGTCGCCAGGAACAACCTCTCCGGCGAGCTTCCCGGCGACCTCAGCAAGCTCAAGCTGGAGAGATTCGTGGCCAACGACAACCATTTCACTGGCACGATCCCGGACTTCGACCTTACAGGATTCAGTGCCTTCAACGTGTCCAACAACAACCTCACCGGGCCAATTCCCAAGAACGCTACAAGATTTGGCAATGCGAGCTTCTGGCCTAACGCCGCCGGCATGTGCGGCGAGCCCTTCTTCGATCCttgcccgccgccgtccccttcgGCATCGTCCCCGACGGCTTCGTTCAACGCACCGGCGTCGAGATCCAGCTCCgatgacgaggacgacgacggggaggggaagggcagGCACAAGAAAAGGACTGTGCCCAAGATGGTCATGTACCTCGGGTACgtcctcctcggcgccgccgtaCTGGCCTTCGTCCTGTACAAGATCTGCTCCAGGAAGAGGCGGAGCAAGCTGGGGCGGAAGTCCAagcccggcggcgggggcaggggcGTGTACGACAGCAGCAGGCTGAcgacgaccaccaccaccaccacggcggCGGTGAGCCCGAGCAAGTCGGCCTACTCTCTGCCGACGTCGACCGAGCAGagcgcggccaccgccgcgccgtcggCGTCGCTGATGGTGCTGCGGCGGTCGGGCACGGCGTCGATCACGTcgaccgccgcggcggcggcggccaaggagcTGCGGTTCGAGGACCTGCTCAAGTCCCCCGCGGAGCTGCTTGGCCGCGGCCGTTTCGGGAGCTCGTACAAGGTGGTGGTGCCGGGTGGCGCGGCGCTGGCGGTGAAGCGGGTCAAGGACGAGGCGGTGAGCGAGGAGGCGTTCCGGCGGCGGATGGAGCGGGTCGGGCGCGCCAAGCACCCCGCCgtgctgccgccgctcgccttctACTGCGCCATGCAGGAGAAGCTGGTGGTGTACGAGTTCCAGAGCAACGGCAGCCTCGCCAAGCTCCTCCATG GCTCCATAGAGAGCAGCCAGGGTCCCGTGGACTGGCCGGCGCGCCTGCACATCGCCGCCAAGGTCGCCGACGGCATGGCGTTCATGCACACCGCCctgcgcggcgacggcgcgagcTCCAACACCTCGTCGtcgggcgaggaggcggcgggcgacggcCCCATCGCCCACGGCAACCTCAAGGCCACCAACGTCCTCTTCACGGCCGGCATGGACCCGTGCATCAGCGAGTACGGCGTcaccgcgccgcccggccggcccgccagcggcggcggcgacgccgcgctCCGCGCCGACGTGCGGGCGTTCGGCGTGCTGCTGTTGGAGCTGCTGACGGGGAAGGCCACGTCGGCGCGGGGCGACGGCTCGGAGCTGGCGCGGTGGGTGACCTCGGTGATCCGGGAGGAGTGGACCGCCGAGGTGTTCGaccgcgcgctgctcgccggcggcggcggggacggctcCTCCGAGCAGCGCATGGTGCGGCTGCTGCAGGTGGCCATGCGGTGCGTGGAAGCCTCCCCCGGCTCGGGCCCGCCGCCGACCATGCGGGAGGTCGCCAGCATGGTCAACGCCATCCGCGAAGACGACGCGACAGGTCCTTCTCCTTGGAAGCGTAGCATGAGTGATGACTAG
- the LOC120678390 gene encoding RING-H2 finger protein ATL46-like, whose protein sequence is MAPAGAMRRAGGRFRAREEATTAAAAANGYFFGGGFSRVLEEAPEPAVGAPATAGREAPPAAAAVAARMTPAVLFVTVVLAVVLLVSGLLHVLRRLFLKTHRASAGGGERQLQHLFFPASHEDGAGGSGGGGLGQAAIDAMPEFAYGELSAAAAPVAASGKGKEKAARPFDCAVCLCEFADHDRLRLLPACGHAFHVACIDVWLRSSATCPLCRTKLTARHLAAAARDAPSVGQDVEENRRQEEDRAPDAAAAASSVVLPVRLGRFTNADGDAGASTSTSSRIDVDGRRCYSMGSYQYVLADEHLLVSVHMRHGNAGGAGAGTAGVTTSSGGCGDQQHGKKVFARGDSFSVSKIWQWRGSKRLPAASLCADDGLPWAPAAKDPAGAHTRQQQVNNTATLDHRQTVETHTHTHACHVG, encoded by the coding sequence atggcgccggccggggcgatgaggcgggcgggcggccggtttcgggcgcgggaggaggccacgaccgccgccgccgccgccaatggGTACTTCTTCGGCGGTGGATTTTCGCGCGTTCtggaggaggcgccggagccggcggTGGGCGCTCCGGCCACGGCGGggagggaggcgccgccggccgccgcggccgtggcggcgaggATGACGCCCGCGGTGCTCTTCGTCACGGTGGTGCTGGCCGTGGTGCTGCTCGTCTCGGGCCTGCTCCACGTCCTGCGCAGGCTCTTCCTCAAGACCCACCGCGCCAGCGCCGGGGGCGGGGAGCGCCAGCTGCAGCACCTCTTCTTCCCGGCCAGCCACgaggacggcgccggcggctccggcggcggcgggctcggccAGGCCGCCATCGACGCCATGCCGGAGTTCGCGTACGGCGAGctctccgccgcggcggcccccGTGGCCGCCAgcgggaaggggaaggagaaggcGGCCCGGCCGTTCGACTGCGCCGTCTGCCTATGCGAGTTCGCCGACCACGACCGCCTCCGCCTGCTCCCGGCCTGCGGCCACGCGTTCCACGTCGCCTGCATCGACGTCTGGCTCCGCTCCAGCGCCACCTGCCCGCTCTGCCGCACCAAGCTCACGgcgcgccacctcgccgccgccgcgcgggacgCGCCGTCCGTCGGGCAGGACGTCGAGGAGAACAGGCGGCAGGAGGAGGATCGGGCGCCagacgcggcggccgccgcgagcAGCGTCGTGCTCCCCGTCAGGCTCGGCCGGTTCACGAACGCCGATGGCGACGCCGGGGcgagcaccagcaccagcagccgCATCGACGTCGACGGGAGGAGGTGCTACTCCATGGGCTCCTACCAGTACGTGCTCGCCGACGAGCACCTACTGGTCTCCGTCCACATGAGGCACGGCaatgccggcggcgcgggcgccggaACCGCCGGCGTAACCACATcgagcggcggctgcggcgaccAGCAGCACGGCAAGAAGGTGTTCGCGCGCGGCGACAGCTTCTCCGTGTCCAAGATCTGGCAGTGGCGCGGCAGCAAGCGGCTCCCCGCTGCCAGCCTCTGCGCCGACGACGGCCTGccgtgggcgccggcggcgaaggaccCGGCGGGCGCGCACACGAGGCAACAACAAGTCAACAACACAGCGACACTTGATCACAGACAAACCGtcgagacacacacacacacacacgcatgtCATGTTGGTTAG
- the LOC120678395 gene encoding probable alpha,alpha-trehalose-phosphate synthase [UDP-forming] 9 isoform X1, with the protein MVLNSYPNLLDICGEDVSDFQQPLRSLPCTVTSPSNTSGPDWESSNGSDLVGSAPSCLKRKIVAANFLPLNCMKDEATGEWSFVMDDNQLLVQLKDGFPIDNEVIYVGSLNVQVHPSEQDQVSQKLFKEHICIPTFLPADLQQQFYHRFCKQHLWPLFHYMLPVCHDKGELFDRSLFQAYVRANKIFADKVMEAVTLNDDYVWVHDYHLMLVPTFLRKKLHQIKVGFFLHSPFPSSEIYRTLPVRDEILKSLLNADLIGFQTFDYARHFLSCCSRLLGLNYESKRGHIGIEYFGRTVSLKILAAGVHVGRLESMLKLPATMSKVQEIENIYRGKLVILGVDDMDIFKGISLKLLGLELLLKRTPKLRGKVVIVQIVNPARSIGKDIEEANNEAISVAQRINDTYGSANYRPVVLIDYLIPFYEKIAYYVASDCCIVNAVRDGMNLIPYEYTVCRQGNEEIDKLRGADKSSLHTSTLIVSEFVGCSPSLSGAFRVNPWSVEDVADALYSATDLTQYEKIQRHEKHYRYVKSHDVAYWARSFDQDLQRTCKEQYSRRCWTTGFGLNFRVIALSPGFRRLSLELFASSYKKANKRVIFLDYDGTLVPQSSLNKAPSAELISILNNLCNDTKNIVFVVSGRGRNSLCEWFDSCENLGIAAEHGYFIRWSRAAEWEVSSLCQCSEWKLIADPIMHVYTETTDGSSIERKESALVWHYQNTDHDFGSCQAKELVGHLERVLANEPVVVKRGHQIVEVKPRGVSKGIAVDKIIRTLVNNGEVPDLLMCIGNDRSDEDMFESINKATSYTDLPAIPEIFACSVGPKASKANYYVDGCSEVIRLLKGVTVVSSQMDAASHSHVSPKDILEVVN; encoded by the exons ATGGTTTTGAATTCATATCCAAATCTTCTAGATATATGCGGTGAAGATGTATCTGACTTCCAACAACCTCTTCGATCTCTTCCTTGTACAGTGACTTCCCCTAGCAACACATCTGGCCCTGATTGGGAAAGTAGTAATGGTAGCGATTTAGTTGGTTCTGCACCTTCTTGTTTGAAGAGAAAGATTGTTGCTGCAAACTTTCTTCCTTTGAACTGTATGAAAGATGAAGCTACTGGTGAATGGTCTTTTGTAATGGATGATAATCAACTTCTTGTTCAACTTAAAGATGGTTTTCCAATTGATAATGAAGTTATTTATGTGGGTAGTTTGAATGTTCAAGTTCATCCTAGTGAGCAAGATCAAGTTTCTCAGAAGCTCTTCAAGGAACACATATGCATACCAACTTTTCTCCCAGCTGACCTCCAGCAGCAGTTCTATCACAGGTTCTGCAAACAACACTTATGGCCACTTTTCCATTATATGCTTCCTGTTTGCCATGACAAAGGCGAACTATTTGACCGCTCCCTTTTTCAAGCCTACGTGCGGGCCAACAAAATATTTGCTGACAAAGTTATGGAGGCAGTCACTTTGAATGATGACTATGTGTGGGTTCATGATTACCACCTCATGTTGGTTCCAACCTTTCTAAGAAAGAAGCTGCACCAGATTAAAGTTGGTTTCTTCCTCCACAGTCCATTTCCCTCATCTGAGATCTATAGAACACTGCCAGTGCGGGATGAAATCCTGAAGTCACTTCTTAATGCTGATCTTATTGGCTTTCAAACATTTGATTATGCCCGCCATTTCCTTTCATGTTGCAGCAGGCTGTTAGGCCTTAATTATGAGTCAAAACGTGGTCACATTGGTATAGAGTACTTCGGTCGAACGGTGAGCCTCAAAATACTAGCTGCAGGTGTACATGTTGGCCGGCTTGAGTCTATGTTGAAGTTGCCTGCTACAATGAGCAAGGTTCAAGAAATCGAGAATATATATCGGGGCAAGTTGGTAATCTTAGGTGTAGATGACATGGATATCTTCAAAGGTATCAGTCTAAAATTGCTCGGCTTGGAGCTTCTTTTGAAGAGAACACCTAAGCTTAGGGGAAAAGTTGTCATTGTACAGATTGTTAATCCTGCAAGAAGCATTGGAAAAGACATTGAGGAAGCAAACAATGAAGCTATATCAGTAGCTCAAAGGATAAATGATACATATGGTTCTGCTAATTACAGGCCTGTTGTCCTTATTGACTATTTGATACCTTTCTATGAAAAGATTGCATATTATGTTGCATCTGACTGTTGTATTGTAAATGCTGTGAGGGATGGCATGAACTTAATACCATATGAGTACACAGTCTGCAGGCAGGGAAATGAGGAGATTGATAAGCTTAGAGGTGCTGATAAGAGCTCACTTCACACAAGCACATTGATAGTTTCTGAATTTGTTGGTTGCTCACCGTCTCTTAGCGGAGCTTTTAGAGTAAATCCTTGGAGTGTTGAAGATGTGGCTGATGCATTGTATAGTGCAACAGACCTGACACAATATGAGAAGATTCAGCGTCATGAGAAGCATTATCGCTATGTTAAATCTCATGATGTTGCTTATTGGGCACGAAGTTTTGACCAAGATTTGCAGAGAACGTGCAAAGAGCAATATAGCCGAAGGTGTTGGACCACTGGATTTGGTTTGAATTTTAGAGTTATTGCTCTATCACCTGGGTTTAGAAGACTGTCTCTAGAACTTTTTGCTTCATCTTATAAAAAAGCGAATAAGAGAGTGATATTTCTAGACTACGATGGGACACTTGTGCCTCAGTCATCACTCAATAAAGCTCCAAGTGCAGAACTGATTTCAATCCTTAATAATTTGTGCAATGATACGAAGAACATTGTATTTGTAGTTAGTGGAAGAGGAAGAAATTCCCTATGTGAGTGGTTTGATTCATGCGAGAACCTTGGTATTGCTGCTGAACATGGCTACTTCATCAG ATGGAGCAGAGCAGCTGAATGGGAAGTAAGTTCATTATGTCAGTGTTCTGaatggaagctgattgcggatccTATCATGCATGTGTACACGGAGACAACTGATGGGTCCTCCATAGAGCGTAAGGAGAGTGCTCTAGTGTGGCATTATCAGAACACGGATCATGACTTTGGCTCCTGCCAAGCAAAGGAGCTAGTGGGCCATCTAGAGCGAGTCCTAGCAAATGAACCTGTTGTTGTGAAGCGTGGCCATCAGATTGTAGAAGTTAAACCTCGG GGAGTTAGCAAAGGCATTGCCGTGGACAAGATTATTCGGACACTGGTCAACAATGGGGAAGTACCGGATCTTTTGATGTGCATTGGTAATGATCGATCAGATGAGGACATGTTTGAGAGCATCAATAAAGCAACATCCTATACTGATCTTCCTGCCATCCCAGAGATCTTTGCCTGCTCTGTTGGCCCAAAGGCCAGCAAAGCTAACTACTACGTCGACGGTTGCAGTGAAGTGATCAGATTACTGAAGGGTGTAACAGTTGTGTCGTCCCAAATGGATGCTGCCAGCCATAGCCATGTCAGCCCGAAGGATATACTTGAGGTTGTCAACTGA
- the LOC120678395 gene encoding probable alpha,alpha-trehalose-phosphate synthase [UDP-forming] 9 isoform X2, with protein sequence MLKLPATMSKVQEIENIYRGKLVILGVDDMDIFKGISLKLLGLELLLKRTPKLRGKVVIVQIVNPARSIGKDIEEANNEAISVAQRINDTYGSANYRPVVLIDYLIPFYEKIAYYVASDCCIVNAVRDGMNLIPYEYTVCRQGNEEIDKLRGADKSSLHTSTLIVSEFVGCSPSLSGAFRVNPWSVEDVADALYSATDLTQYEKIQRHEKHYRYVKSHDVAYWARSFDQDLQRTCKEQYSRRCWTTGFGLNFRVIALSPGFRRLSLELFASSYKKANKRVIFLDYDGTLVPQSSLNKAPSAELISILNNLCNDTKNIVFVVSGRGRNSLCEWFDSCENLGIAAEHGYFIRWSRAAEWEVSSLCQCSEWKLIADPIMHVYTETTDGSSIERKESALVWHYQNTDHDFGSCQAKELVGHLERVLANEPVVVKRGHQIVEVKPRGVSKGIAVDKIIRTLVNNGEVPDLLMCIGNDRSDEDMFESINKATSYTDLPAIPEIFACSVGPKASKANYYVDGCSEVIRLLKGVTVVSSQMDAASHSHVSPKDILEVVN encoded by the exons ATGTTGAAGTTGCCTGCTACAATGAGCAAGGTTCAAGAAATCGAGAATATATATCGGGGCAAGTTGGTAATCTTAGGTGTAGATGACATGGATATCTTCAAAGGTATCAGTCTAAAATTGCTCGGCTTGGAGCTTCTTTTGAAGAGAACACCTAAGCTTAGGGGAAAAGTTGTCATTGTACAGATTGTTAATCCTGCAAGAAGCATTGGAAAAGACATTGAGGAAGCAAACAATGAAGCTATATCAGTAGCTCAAAGGATAAATGATACATATGGTTCTGCTAATTACAGGCCTGTTGTCCTTATTGACTATTTGATACCTTTCTATGAAAAGATTGCATATTATGTTGCATCTGACTGTTGTATTGTAAATGCTGTGAGGGATGGCATGAACTTAATACCATATGAGTACACAGTCTGCAGGCAGGGAAATGAGGAGATTGATAAGCTTAGAGGTGCTGATAAGAGCTCACTTCACACAAGCACATTGATAGTTTCTGAATTTGTTGGTTGCTCACCGTCTCTTAGCGGAGCTTTTAGAGTAAATCCTTGGAGTGTTGAAGATGTGGCTGATGCATTGTATAGTGCAACAGACCTGACACAATATGAGAAGATTCAGCGTCATGAGAAGCATTATCGCTATGTTAAATCTCATGATGTTGCTTATTGGGCACGAAGTTTTGACCAAGATTTGCAGAGAACGTGCAAAGAGCAATATAGCCGAAGGTGTTGGACCACTGGATTTGGTTTGAATTTTAGAGTTATTGCTCTATCACCTGGGTTTAGAAGACTGTCTCTAGAACTTTTTGCTTCATCTTATAAAAAAGCGAATAAGAGAGTGATATTTCTAGACTACGATGGGACACTTGTGCCTCAGTCATCACTCAATAAAGCTCCAAGTGCAGAACTGATTTCAATCCTTAATAATTTGTGCAATGATACGAAGAACATTGTATTTGTAGTTAGTGGAAGAGGAAGAAATTCCCTATGTGAGTGGTTTGATTCATGCGAGAACCTTGGTATTGCTGCTGAACATGGCTACTTCATCAG ATGGAGCAGAGCAGCTGAATGGGAAGTAAGTTCATTATGTCAGTGTTCTGaatggaagctgattgcggatccTATCATGCATGTGTACACGGAGACAACTGATGGGTCCTCCATAGAGCGTAAGGAGAGTGCTCTAGTGTGGCATTATCAGAACACGGATCATGACTTTGGCTCCTGCCAAGCAAAGGAGCTAGTGGGCCATCTAGAGCGAGTCCTAGCAAATGAACCTGTTGTTGTGAAGCGTGGCCATCAGATTGTAGAAGTTAAACCTCGG GGAGTTAGCAAAGGCATTGCCGTGGACAAGATTATTCGGACACTGGTCAACAATGGGGAAGTACCGGATCTTTTGATGTGCATTGGTAATGATCGATCAGATGAGGACATGTTTGAGAGCATCAATAAAGCAACATCCTATACTGATCTTCCTGCCATCCCAGAGATCTTTGCCTGCTCTGTTGGCCCAAAGGCCAGCAAAGCTAACTACTACGTCGACGGTTGCAGTGAAGTGATCAGATTACTGAAGGGTGTAACAGTTGTGTCGTCCCAAATGGATGCTGCCAGCCATAGCCATGTCAGCCCGAAGGATATACTTGAGGTTGTCAACTGA
- the LOC120678414 gene encoding potassium transporter 23-like: MDDGGIQEEPPSARFLTPTRSGGTRWVDGSEVDSSESAAFSLGDERSGETVSAEGSAAATGPASRVSSGTFRRRLGKRPRRVDSLDVEAMSVRGAHGHSSKELTMLSTIAMAFQTLGVVYGDMGTSPLYVFSDVFSKVPIKSEVEILGALSLVMYTIALIPFAKYVFIVLKANDNGEGGTFALYSLICRYAKVSLLPNQQRVDEDISSFRLRLPTPELERAMFVKDCLEKKPLFKNILLFLVLMGTSMVIGDGILTPSMSVMSAVSGLQGRVPGFDADAVVLVSIIVLLLLFSVQRFGTGKVGFMFAPILGLWFINLGSVGIYNIVKYDISVVRALNPAYIYLFFQTNGMKAWSALGGCVLCITGAEAMFADLGHFSVKSIQVAFTAVVFPCLLIAYMGQAAFLMKNPLAVERIFYDSLPGVLFWPVFVIATLAAMIASQAMISATFSCIKQAMALGCFPRIKIIHTSKKIMGQIYIPVMNWFLMVMCIIIVATFRSTNDIANAYGIAEVGVMMVSTILVTLVMLLIWQTNLFLVLCFPILFGAVEFVYLTAVLSKIQEGGWLPLAFSSLFLCIMYTWNYGSVLKYQSEMRGKISLDFILDLGATLGTVRVPGIGLVYNELVQGIPSIFGQLLVTLPAMHSTIVFVCIKYIPVPYVPLEERFLFRRVGQKDYHMFRCVARYGYKDVRKEDHGFFEQLLVESLEKFLRREAQEIALETSTMEAERDDISVVSEVPQSPACGGDLQTPLLSDQRSVDDNRMGTRDDSAPVLPSSSMSAEEDPVLEYELEALREAMASGFTYLLAHGDVRARKDSFFTKKFIINYFYAFLRRNCRAGTATLKVPHSNIMRVGMTYMV, from the exons atgGACGACGGCGGGATCCAGGAGGAGCCGCCGTCGGCGCGGTTCCTGACGCCGACGCGCTCGGGGGGCACCCGCTGGGTGGACGGCAGCGAGGTCGACTCGTCCGAGTCCGCTGCGTTTTCGCTCGGCGACGAGCGATCGGGGGAGACTGTCTCCGCCGAGGGGAGCGCCGCGGCCACGGGCCCGGCGTCGCGGGTGTCCTCCGGCACGTTCCGGCGCCGGCTCGGCAAGCGGCCCCGGCGGGTGGACTCGCTCGACGTCGAGGCCATGAGCGTCCGCGGCGCGCACGGGCACAGCAGCAAG GAATTGACGATGTTAAGCACCATCGCGATGGCTTTTCAAACCCTCGGCGTGGTCTACGGAGACATGGGAACAAGCCCTCTCTACGTCTTCAGTGATGTGTTCAGCAAGGTGCCCATAAAGTCGGAGGTTGAGATCTTGGGAGCGCTTTCGCTGGTCATGTACACAATCGCGTTAATACCTTTTGCGAAATACGTGTTTATTGTGCTCAAAGCTAATGACAATGGTGAAG GGGGCACTTTTGCACTTTATTCATTGATTTGCAGGTATGCAAAAGTTAGCCTGCTTCCGAATCAGCAGCGTGTGGATGAAGATATATCTAGTTTTAGGCTCAGGTTGCCAACTCCTGAACTTGAGCGTGCTATGTTTGTCAAAGACTGCCTAGAAAAGAAGCCGCTCTTCAAGAACATTCTCCTGTTCTTGGTTCTGATGGGGACTTCCATGGTGATTGGCGACGGCATTCTCACTCCGTCAATGTCAG TCATGTCTGCTGTCAGTGGTCTCCAGGGTAGAGTTCCAGGATTTGACGCAG ATGCTGTTGTTCTTGTCTCCATCATAGTTCTTCTGCTACTGTTCAGCGTGCAGAGGTTCGGGACTGGCAAAGTTGGATTCATGTTTGCTCCTATTTTGGGACTCTGGTTTATTAATTTGGGCTCTGTCGGAATATATAATATTGTTAAGTATGATATATCTGTTGTGAGAGCACTCAATCCGGCGTATATATACTTGTTTTTCCAAACAAATGGCATGAAGGCATGGTCAGCTCTTGGTGGTTGTGTCCTGTGCATCACAG GAGCTGAAGCAATGTTTGCTGATTTGGGCCATTTCTCTGTCAAATCAATACAG GTAGCATTTACCGCTGTCGTATTCCCCTGTCTGCTTATTGCTTACATGGGCCAAGCTGCATTTTTGATGAAAAATCCGCTTGCTGTAGAAAGAATATTTTATGATTCTTTACCAG GAGTTCTATTCTGGCCAGTATTTGTGATTGCTACACTTGCTGCTATGATTGCCAGCCAAGCAATGATATCTGCAACATTCTCTTGCATAAAGCAGGCAATGGCTCTGGGCTGCTTTCCTAGGATTAAGATAATCCATACTTCCAAGAAAATCATGGGCCAGATTTACATACCTGTGATGAATTGGTTTCTTATGGTCATGTGCATCATCATTGTGGCCACTTTCAGGAGTACCAATGATATCGCCAATGCCTATG GTATTGCTGAAGTTGGTGTCATGATGGTTAGCACTATACTGGTGACTTTGGTGATGCTTCTTATATGGCAAACCAACTTGTTTCTTGTGCTGTGCTTCCCTATTCTTTTTGGTGCAGTGGAGTTTGTTTACTTAACTGCCGTTCTGTCAAAGATACAAGAAGGAGGGTGGTTACCGCTGGCTTTCTCCTCACTGTTTCTCTGCATAATGTACACATGGAACTATGGAAGTGTGTTGAAATACCAGAGTGAGATGCGGGGCAAGATATCCCTGGACTTCATTCTTGACCTTGGAGCCACACTTGGCACTGTAAGAGTTCCAGGCATTGGACTTGTGTACAATGAATTGGTCCAGGGGATCCCATCAATCTTTGGCCAACTGTTGGTCACGCTGCCAGCAATGCATTCCACTATTGTCTTTGTATGCATAAAGTATATCCCCGTCCCATATGTCCCGCTTGAAGAAAGGTTCTTGTTCCGAAGGGTTGGCCAGAAGGACTACCACATGTTCCGCTGCGTCGCACGCTATGGTTATAAAGATGTTAGGAAGGAGGATCATGGCTTCTTTGAGCAGCTTCTGGTCGAGAGTCTTGAGAAATTTCTGAGGAGGGAAGCCCAGGAAATCGCACTGGAGACAAGCACAATGGAGGCTGAGCGTGATGACATATCTGTTGTATCTGAGGTGCCTCAGTCTCCTGCTTGTGGAGGTGATCTGCAAACTCCACTGCTTTCTGATCAGAGATCTGTTGATGACAACAGAATGGGCACCAGAGATGATAGTGCTCCTGTGCTTCCCTCCAGTTCCATGTCTGCAGAAGAAGACCCCGTGTTAGAGTACGAGCTGGAAGCTCTGAGAGAAGCCATGGCATCTGGGTTCACATATCTCTTAGCTCACGGTGACGTGAGGGCAAGGAAGGATTCATTCTTCACGAAGAAGTTTATTATCAACTATTTCTACGCGTTCTTGAGGAGGAACTGCAGGGCTGGCACTGCGACCCTGAAGGTCCCCCACTCGAACATCATGCGTGTCGGTATGACATACATGGTTTGA